A single Vigna radiata var. radiata cultivar VC1973A chromosome 8, Vradiata_ver6, whole genome shotgun sequence DNA region contains:
- the LOC111242295 gene encoding high mobility group B protein 10-like isoform X1, protein MEKKEEIVLPLPSETHLKDLPNVSSTSRPVGSHKGHCSPGDDSDSFYDKLVELLESSGLTLIFNVRETLLDLYLFYLEVTRRGGYRQVGRERKWGEVVIALKLEGDSVKLCAQVERIYAHLLYQFEQLYFYRRPEKLAFRSASNKEEGPLRKKRISTASLPHMMDSKDDQKATEMSKQYHMTAGAGYVQQPVLLPTPPKEKKKRRGAPVGRKTAYQIFLKHECARLKSCNEVLDGKILSMAIHSWRTMSETEKQPYVEESKKNKEEIKEAMVRRSKQQSSQDTNQETREEKWSSICGDYHVTLQPEADVALKMTEKAPMDPSFQMDWDGNCSLDFATRESE, encoded by the exons ATGGAGAAAAAAGAGGAGATAGTACTTCCATTGCCATCGGAGACCCATCTCAAGGACCTTCCTAATGTTTCCTCCACCTCAAGGCCTGTTGGGTCCCACAAAGGGCACTGTTCTCCGGGTGATGACTCCGACAGCTTCTATGATAAACTCGTCGAGTTGTTGGAGTCTTCTGGACTCACTCTCAT TTTCAATGTTCGAGAAACACTGCTGGACTTGTACCTGTTTTACTTGGAGGTGACAAGAAGAGGAGGATATCGCCag GTTGGTCGAGAAAGGAAGTGGGGTGAAGTTGTGATTGCCCTGAAATTGGAAGGTGATAGTGTGAAGTTATGTGCTCAAGTTGAAAGGATTTACGCACATCTTCTCTACCAGTTTGAGCAATTGTACTTCTACAGGCGTCCTGAAAAGCTAGCTTTCCGATCTGCCAGCAACAAAG AAGAAGGTCCGCTTAGGAAGAAGAGGATTTCAACTGCGAGTTTGCCTCATATGATGGACAGTAAAGATGATCAGAAGGCCACAGAAATGTCCAAGCAATACCACATGACAG CTGGGGCTGGGTATGTGCAACAGCCTGTGCTTTTACCAACACCTccgaaagaaaagaagaaacgcCGAGGTGCCCCGGTGGGACGAAAGACTGCATATCAGATATTCCTCAAGCATGAATGTGCTCGGTTGAAAAGTTGCAATGAGGTCTTGGATGGAAAAATACTGAGTATGGCTATTCATTCATGGAGGACCATGTCTGAAACTGAGAAACAG CCATATGTGGAGGAAAGCAagaagaacaaagaagaaattaaGGAAGCAATGGTTAGACGCAGTAAACAGCAGAGCAGCCAAGATACCAACCAAGAGACCAGGGAAGAGAAGTGGTCTAGTATTTGTGGTGATTACCATGTAACTTTGCAACCTGAAGCAGATGTAGCTCTTAAAATGACTGAAAAAGCACCAATGGATCCTTCATTTCAGATGGATTGGGATGGTAATTgttctcttgattttgcaacaaGGGAATCCGAGTAA
- the LOC106770511 gene encoding putative pectinesterase 10 — protein sequence MELLSREIILTIAVIVVSSSGICRAVDCGGRQISSTIVVGSKSSNFTSIQDAIDSIPRNNSKWVKIQINGGTYKERVSIPVDKACTFIQGQGADVTTITSDDHSATNTSATFTSFSINVVVSEITFQGRSLEEMSGENEEDVGTGEKSEQSWFLLDIVFYSQNLFQKDIFSAIGWIPPAKTMNAIEEVKWYHCVFATSSAFST from the exons ATGGAGTTACTTAGCAGGGAGATTATTCTTACTATTGCTGTCATTGTTGTTTCTTCTTCGGGGATTTGTAGAGCAGTGGACTGTGGTGGCCGGCAAATTTCAAGCACAATCGTAGTTGGTAGCAAGTCATCAAATTTCACATCAATTCAAGATGCCATTGATTCAATACCAAGAAATAACTCGAAATGGGTAAAAATTCAGATAAATGGTGGCACATATAA AGAGAGGGTTAGCATCCCAGTGGATAAGGCATGCACCTTTATCCAAGGACAAGGGGCAGATGTTACCACCATTACATCCGATGACCACTCGGCAACAAATACTAGTGCCACATTCACTTCCTTTTCAATCAATGTTGTTGTATCAGAAATTACTTTTCAG GGAAGATCATTGGAGGAGATGTCAGGTGAGAATGAAGAGGATGTTGGAACCGGGgaaaaatcagaacaatcatgGTTCTTGCTTGATATTGTGTTTTACAGTCAAAATCTTTTCCAGAAGGACATCTTCAGTGCAATTGGTTGGATACCTCCAGCCAAAACCATGAATGCTATTGAGGAGGTGAAATGGTACCATTGCGTTTTTGCAACATCAAGCGCCTTTAGTACCTGA
- the LOC111242295 gene encoding high mobility group B protein 10-like isoform X2: MEKKEEIVLPLPSETHLKDLPNVSSTSRPVGSHKGHCSPGDDSDSFYDKLVELLESSGLTLIFNVRETLLDLYLFYLEVTRRGGYRQVGRERKWGEVVIALKLEGDSVKLCAQVERIYAHLLYQFEQLYFYRRPEKLAFRSASNKEGPLRKKRISTASLPHMMDSKDDQKATEMSKQYHMTAGAGYVQQPVLLPTPPKEKKKRRGAPVGRKTAYQIFLKHECARLKSCNEVLDGKILSMAIHSWRTMSETEKQPYVEESKKNKEEIKEAMVRRSKQQSSQDTNQETREEKWSSICGDYHVTLQPEADVALKMTEKAPMDPSFQMDWDGNCSLDFATRESE, translated from the exons ATGGAGAAAAAAGAGGAGATAGTACTTCCATTGCCATCGGAGACCCATCTCAAGGACCTTCCTAATGTTTCCTCCACCTCAAGGCCTGTTGGGTCCCACAAAGGGCACTGTTCTCCGGGTGATGACTCCGACAGCTTCTATGATAAACTCGTCGAGTTGTTGGAGTCTTCTGGACTCACTCTCAT TTTCAATGTTCGAGAAACACTGCTGGACTTGTACCTGTTTTACTTGGAGGTGACAAGAAGAGGAGGATATCGCCag GTTGGTCGAGAAAGGAAGTGGGGTGAAGTTGTGATTGCCCTGAAATTGGAAGGTGATAGTGTGAAGTTATGTGCTCAAGTTGAAAGGATTTACGCACATCTTCTCTACCAGTTTGAGCAATTGTACTTCTACAGGCGTCCTGAAAAGCTAGCTTTCCGATCTGCCAGCAACAAAG AAGGTCCGCTTAGGAAGAAGAGGATTTCAACTGCGAGTTTGCCTCATATGATGGACAGTAAAGATGATCAGAAGGCCACAGAAATGTCCAAGCAATACCACATGACAG CTGGGGCTGGGTATGTGCAACAGCCTGTGCTTTTACCAACACCTccgaaagaaaagaagaaacgcCGAGGTGCCCCGGTGGGACGAAAGACTGCATATCAGATATTCCTCAAGCATGAATGTGCTCGGTTGAAAAGTTGCAATGAGGTCTTGGATGGAAAAATACTGAGTATGGCTATTCATTCATGGAGGACCATGTCTGAAACTGAGAAACAG CCATATGTGGAGGAAAGCAagaagaacaaagaagaaattaaGGAAGCAATGGTTAGACGCAGTAAACAGCAGAGCAGCCAAGATACCAACCAAGAGACCAGGGAAGAGAAGTGGTCTAGTATTTGTGGTGATTACCATGTAACTTTGCAACCTGAAGCAGATGTAGCTCTTAAAATGACTGAAAAAGCACCAATGGATCCTTCATTTCAGATGGATTGGGATGGTAATTgttctcttgattttgcaacaaGGGAATCCGAGTAA